Genomic DNA from Prunus persica cultivar Lovell chromosome G1, Prunus_persica_NCBIv2, whole genome shotgun sequence:
TTTCGCAGCACAAGTTGGTCATGACGCCGGTGACGATGAGCTCCTCCACGCCCCTCTCCTGCAAGTATTCCTGGAGGCGCGTGTTCCTGAAGGCGCTGTACGTGTTCTTGTGGACGACGTGGTCCTGGGCGTTGGGGTTGAGCTCGGGCATGAGGTGGGATTCGGGGGTGCCGTCGAAGATGAGGTCGCCGCGCCACCACTCGTCGAGCATGCCGTAGTCGGAAGGGGACTTGTGAGAGTGGCGGGTGAAGATGACGGGGATGGAGGCGCGTCGGCAGAGGCGGATGGTGGTGAGGAGGTTTTGGAGGATGGGCTGGGCGATGGAGGAGAAGTAGTTCTGCACGTCGATGACTAGAAGAGCTGCCACTTTTGGATTTGGGTTCCTTTTtctgacgtcgtatttttcgTATGAGGAGGAGGCCATAGTTTTAGAATTGAGATGACCGCAGTGATTGAGTGATTGCTGAATTTGATTGATTATTGAtgatgctctctctctctctctctctctgtgcttgcttgcttgcttctATGGTGTTCCAGAGTTCACTGTGAAGAAATTTACTTGTTCACCCTCCCTCCCACTACATCAGTATATGTGGCTGAATATGGCTGGGCCACGCCAGGCCacccattttgtttttattcttttaattttatgaaaaagaaaaaaagaaaagaggtgAAAGGTCAAGATCCTTCTGGAGACTTCCTCCATCTTGGTCAGTAGTCAGTCACGACACCACCATGGCACCATGGGCATGGGATTTCCTCCTTTTATATTGTacatgagatgagagagagatccATTATTGAGGGTCGCCTCCTGTTCTGCTCCTGTGCTCCGgagaaacacagagagagagagagagagagagagagatcagatatacaatacatacatatataattaatattagtAATGTCGTATTTGCTACCTCACCTGCACTCAGGTTGGGCCGTGGACCAGGCCATTCTTGCTGAGGAAGAACGTGTCGTCGTCATCCGATTCGGCCATGACTGGGACGACACTTGCATGCAGgtaaattcaattcaatttcccTGACTTCCCTTCCTTCTATTTAAAACTCTCGTTCATTTaattctatttaatttatttaattgattgCCTTAGATTTAATAAATATTGCTTGCTTCATTCTTCTTAATTATGTGGTTGTTTTCTTcctaaaccaaaaagaaattcaacaaATACGGATTACGGACGGACTGagggaggggaggggaggCAGGAGGGTCATTACAAATACAAGTTACAATCTGGGCTCATTACAAATACTTTTGAAAGTTTAGGGACCTATTTAGGACGAAAAAACAATTTAGGTACCGAAGTGGGACAAACAAACAAGTTCAGGGGGCAGTTTCAAAATAATCCCAAAAAATGTGTTAATTAATTGGTAGATTTTTCTATCTGAGGGCGAGAGAAAGCCAGAAAGGTTGGGACTCGGGGCACTACACTTGTGAGAGAACTTGAAGAGAGCGAGGAACGATGTCGTATTTGCTGCCCCACCTCCACTCTGGATGGGCCGTCGATCAGGCCATCCTCGCCGAGGAGGAGCGTCTCGTCCTCATCCGCTTCGGCCACGACTGGGACGAGACCTGTATGCAGGTAGGTTCCAACGCCCCCCTCTGCAACTTTCACTAACCCTAAACCCCcaattccctttttcttttcttttttcttctttatgatttatatttttgatgaattaagCCATTCAATTCTGTAGAAAAATCGTAATTTTGAGGATAGATAGACAACAAACGAGTAATTATTCTTTAGCAAATATGTGGCTCTCTTTCTTCAGGGTTTATTTCATTCATATACCTTGAAGACCTGGTATAAATCTTTCACCTTTGATCTATGCTTGCAGATTGAGGTAGTTCATGTCACATTTTTTCACCTTTTAATTTACTTTGAAGTTGGAATTTCTTTTAAGGGaaattagaagaaaataaatgttgCATAGACTAATCTGGGTTAATTTTACTCTAATCTCAAAATTTGATACTCCAAACTGACTCCTAATATAATCTAAACCGTAGAACGATTTATAATCACATTTTGATCCCTGTATGAATTGAACCCTGTTTTTGAATGCTGCTGgttaatttcttatttgttaTCTTGTCCTGTTGATTAGATGGATGAAGTGCTTGCTTCAGTTGCTGAGACACTCAAAAACTTTGCTGTGATTTACCTTGTCGATATCACGGAGGTTCCTGATTTCAACACAATGTATGAGCTCTATGACCCATCCACTGTCATGTTCTTTTTCAGAAACAAGCACATTATGATTGACCTTGGCACTGGGAACAACAACAAGATCAACTGGGCTCTCAAGGACAAGCAAGAGTTCATTGACATCGTTGAGACGGTGTACCGTGGGGCAAGGAAGGGACGCGGTCTGGTCATTGCTCCCAAAGATTACTCCACCAAGTACCGTTACTAAGCCCTGCTGCTGACAATGTAATTCATTTCAGACAAAACCTAGTTTGGATGGAGTTACGTTGACCTTTTATAGGTGATTTAGGGAAGCCAATGTATCTGAATGTTTTCTATGCATACTGCATTTAATTGTTTCTTATTCAGCGTGTTTGGTGTGTGTTCCAGAGATACCCTTTATAAACCAAACTATCTATTTATAAAATGTCGTGTTGATAATTCTATTTGGCTGATTCTTTTGCAAGAGAAATGATTGTGAAAGGATAATAAAGCTAGATGTAGTAACAAGGGAGATAGTAAAAAAATGCTAGTGGTGCTTTAgattttcattattatattatatgtatatatttagtATAATTCTGAAATGTGTGTCCTAAGTTTGCCTACTTTTAATGGCATCTACAAGGCCCACAATGACCGTGCCAATGATGTACCAAGTGATGGCCACCAATACGATCTGTAACCAGGAACTGTTGACTATCTCCAATGCGAAAGAGCCATATATATGTTCTGTTaatcctccaccaccaccattacCGTTACCTACAGCTCCCCCGTCTCCTTGTGACTGTGATCGGCCAACAACGGCAGCCATCAATATTGCTGGTGCCATTGGAGCCAACCATCTAAtggggttgggcttggggTTCCTCTGTACTGATCTATAATCTTTGTCGACATTCCGTCGTTGATGAGCAGGTGAAGGCTGTGATGAGTTGGAGTGGTTGTTTTGAGTTGATGAGGaggctgttgctgctgctgcatgAGGAAGAGCATTGGTTAATGGTTTCCAATAGTCACCGTCCTCCTCCTCTTTAGATGATGGTGGGTTTAATGGCCGGACGGGTCTTGTGCGCCGCTGATATCTGCCCTGTTTCCTAGCAGCCGCTGCCTCTCGGAGGAGGTTGCTGACATCCGTGTGGTTGAAATGGGATGAATATGTAGGGCCAATGGATGATTGGGTAAAGTTTTGGAGAGATGTGGACTGATGATGAGCTGAGGTTGAATAGGGGGTTTTCCAGTACAACCAGTTGGAGATTGATCTGATGGCTTGAATTGCTGACAGTCTTGCTTCTCTTTGAAGGTCCGTCTCCTGATGTACACAGTACACGTACTAAATAATTGCTACTCATTCATACATTAGAATTAGATAGACAGAACTGAATGGAATGGAAAGTTAGCAACTAACACTGGAAGTTTGTGTAGAGGAAGCTTTTTGCTTTGCTGCATCCTGGAATCTGGTCTGGAATTTTTTGAGATCAACAAAAATGTTGGAGACACGTGCACCTGCTGTGGTCCCCATGCCTATTCTTACACTGCCTCGAGGCTGCTTGGACATTAGAAATTCCAGAGCTGCTAGGTTTGATCGCTCCACAATcctattaatatatatatatatatatatgtatgctgcTGTCAACAATTTGATTGTAGCAAGCAAATTGCATCTgtgtatgtgtttttggaagagagagagagagagagagatgctaAATAAGTAAAGATACTGACGAGATGCAATCAACAGGACAAGCCTGAATGGCCTcttggattttggattcagGATCAGCCCACTGACCAACAACCCTGGCTCTTCCATACACTGATTCGATTGCAAAAGTTTTTTCAGCGCATAAGGCGCATTTCAAGCACCCAATGCACTTGACTTCATCCACAAAAACAGCTCTTTCTTCGCTTtctgaaccaaaccaaactgaGTATATTGGTTTCCCTGAGTACCCTCGAAGCTCTGCAATTTTCGCTTGCTCCTGCACCACCCGGGTATATATCCATGCTCTTCttcttataaaattaaaagggaactaatcaataaattaattaaaagcttATATACCTTATCATAAGCTGAACGTGAATTAGGATCAGAGAGAAGAGCATATGCTTCATTGAGGATGATAGCCATGTCATGCCCTGCTGGCCCTGCGATATCTGGGTGGCACCGCTTCTGCAGCGTCCGGTATGCTCTTTTGATCTCAGATGGATCGCAACTGCTATCGATCCCCATCAGCTCATACAGATCAAACTCTGTgataccaccaccaccaccaccagcagAAGTAGAAGAAGCAGCAGAATAACAAGCaaccctcctcctcctgcAAGATCTAATCATGCTGCTAGGCTTATAACAGTAATCATAATTATGAAATATAACATTTGAAGTGGTAGTGGTTGATCTCATTGGGGAGCTGCTGCTGCATCTGGTTATAGCATTTGAGCCACAACCACTAGTAAAAAACTGAGGAACAAGAGGAAGGCATGCTCCTGCTGCTGCAGCCATTTCTTCTGATGTTAAAGTATTCAccaattctttctttctttctacttTGTAGATAAGACGATCTAACACTTCAAAACATAGACAGAGAAATAAGAGGTGGAGGATTTTACAACATGTACACTAGCTACTTACTTGTTCTATATTCATTCTatataaatagttttttttttttataaatttaaaagacgATTGGGAAGGGACGAGAGCCTCCTCCAAGTCCATGATCAAGATATTTTggtagagaaagagagagccaGGACAAATAATATgagatattttctttcttcagttCTCCTATCGCTTTCACTTAATCTCCTTGATCTACGGAACTTCAGCTTCACCCCATGCGATTGAGAAAACCCccattttgatttattgaaaaaaaaaattgtaaaaaaccAAATGAAGACTAAAAAGGATGAGATGATTagagtaccaaaaaaaatgagaccgacaaaataggaaaaaataaaataaaattggttgCCCCCATGCAGGATCGAACTACAGACCTTCAGTTTACAAGACTGACGCTCTACCACTGAGCTATAGGGGCTCCTTGATgccaatattatttaattactttcttATAcagttatataaaaaaaaaggggacgATCCTTTTTATATCGAACGGAGACGCAGGCAGTCGGGTAGACTCTAGAGACAGACAGCGTTGGAATAGAAAGAGTGGTAAatacagagagagatggagaagacGGTGAGCGTGAACGTGAGAGCGGAGATGGAGAAGCTGAGCCCGGAGCAGTTGAAGGCAGTCAAGGAACAAACTGATATGGAAGTCAATCTTCTTCAGGACTCCCTCAACAACATCCGTACAGCCACCACTCGCCTCGAGATCGCCTCCTCCGCTCTCCACGACCTCTCCCTGCGCCCTCAGGGCAAGAAGATGCTCGTCCCTCTTACGGCGTCCCTTTATGTCCCCGGCACCCTCCACGACGCCCACCAAGTCCTCGTCGACGTCGGCACCGGTTACTTCATCGAGAAAACCATGCCTCAGGCCAAAGATTACTGCGAACGTAAGATCAGCTTGCTCAAATCTAATTTTGAGCAGCTTGTCGAGGTACGCTCtcaagttttcatttttatcagTTTCTAACTTGCAATTTCTTCCAAagttatatttcaattttgagtaaaattcCCTTGATTTTAATtccattaatttattttgtggtTTGATTTCTAAACCTAACCATGACATTTTTCCCAAAAAGCCGAGACTTTGGTGAAGAACTTGCTCTACTTTGATTCTAAAATTGTATAACTGGTACCTGACTCCATTTTTTTGCGATAAAAAGCCTAAACTTTGGTCACTGCTGCTAAGTTTGGGGATTTGTCTTTTTACAAATTGTGCAGTGAGCAAATGCATTAAAATTGTT
This window encodes:
- the LOC18792117 gene encoding nicotinamidase 2, producing MASSSYEKYDVRKRNPNPKVAALLVIDVQNYFSSIAQPILQNLLTTIRLCRRASIPVIFTRHSHKSPSDYGMLDEWWRGDLIFDGTPESHLMPELNPNAQDHVVHKNTYSAFRNTRLQEYLQERGVEELIVTGVMTNLCCETTARDAFVRGFRVFFSTDATGTSDPELHEATLKNLAYGFAYLVDCNRLEGGLFPNQQLT
- the LOC18789918 gene encoding thioredoxin-like protein YLS8 isoform X2, with the protein product MSYLLPHLHSGWAVDQAILAEEERVVVIRFGHDWDDTCMQMDEVLASVAETLKNFAVIYLVDITEVPDFNTMYELYDPSTVMFFFRNKHIMIDLGTGNNNKINWALKDKQEFIDIVETVYRGARKGRGLVIAPKDYSTKYRY
- the LOC18789918 gene encoding thioredoxin-like protein YLS8 isoform X1, which gives rise to MSYLLPHLHSGWAVDQAILAEEERLVLIRFGHDWDETCMQMDEVLASVAETLKNFAVIYLVDITEVPDFNTMYELYDPSTVMFFFRNKHIMIDLGTGNNNKINWALKDKQEFIDIVETVYRGARKGRGLVIAPKDYSTKYRY
- the LOC18790132 gene encoding uncharacterized protein LOC18790132; protein product: MAAAAGACLPLVPQFFTSGCGSNAITRCSSSSPMRSTTTTSNVIFHNYDYCYKPSSMIRSCRRRRVACYSAASSTSAGGGGGGITEFDLYELMGIDSSCDPSEIKRAYRTLQKRCHPDIAGPAGHDMAIILNEAYALLSDPNSRSAYDKEQAKIAELRGYSGKPIYSVWFGSESEERAVFVDEVKCIGCLKCALCAEKTFAIESVYGRARVVGQWADPESKIQEAIQACPVDCISIVERSNLAALEFLMSKQPRGSVRIGMGTTAGARVSNIFVDLKKFQTRFQDAAKQKASSTQTSSETDLQREARLSAIQAIRSISNWLYWKTPYSTSAHHQSTSLQNFTQSSIGPTYSSHFNHTDVSNLLREAAAARKQGRYQRRTRPVRPLNPPSSKEEEDGDYWKPLTNALPHAAAATASSSTQNNHSNSSQPSPAHQRRNVDKDYRSVQRNPKPNPIRWLAPMAPAILMAAVVGRSQSQGDGGAVGNGNGGGGGLTEHIYGSFALEIVNSSWLQIVLVAITWYIIGTVIVGLVDAIKSRQT
- the LOC18788664 gene encoding probable prefoldin subunit 5, with protein sequence MEKTVSVNVRAEMEKLSPEQLKAVKEQTDMEVNLLQDSLNNIRTATTRLEIASSALHDLSLRPQGKKMLVPLTASLYVPGTLHDAHQVLVDVGTGYFIEKTMPQAKDYCERKISLLKSNFEQLVEVASKKKSISDEAGAVLQAKLKQLAPAT